A stretch of the Bacillus sp. B-jedd genome encodes the following:
- a CDS encoding urease accessory protein UreD: protein MGNWTGILRLDAEDRYGKTVARNVYFQGALKVMRPIYHDNSGQACYYILNPGGGYLDGDRYRMQFLLEENAKLTLTTQSATKVYRTPRLHAYQETEIVMKKGSYLEYLPDPLIAYRNAKYLQKNIFRMEKGATLFYTDIITPGWSPDGKLFSYSMLQLINEIYMEDELAAFDHIKLVPSVQNISGLGFLENHTHLGSMIVIGEQANREFLDHLQNEIQNKSPAAAIGISMLPIPGFTVRIMAHSTQAIEGIFSEYHHIISRDWFNKRPSFLRKY, encoded by the coding sequence ATGGGAAATTGGACCGGAATTTTACGTCTTGATGCGGAGGACCGGTACGGAAAAACGGTGGCGAGGAATGTGTATTTCCAGGGAGCACTGAAGGTTATGAGGCCCATTTACCACGATAATTCCGGACAGGCGTGCTACTACATACTGAATCCAGGCGGAGGCTATCTGGATGGCGACCGCTACAGGATGCAATTTTTGCTGGAGGAAAACGCGAAACTGACACTCACGACGCAATCGGCAACAAAGGTTTATCGAACCCCAAGGCTGCATGCCTATCAGGAAACAGAAATTGTGATGAAAAAAGGAAGTTATCTCGAATATCTTCCCGATCCGCTGATTGCTTACAGGAACGCCAAATACTTGCAAAAAAATATTTTCCGGATGGAAAAAGGCGCCACTCTCTTTTATACAGATATTATTACCCCTGGCTGGTCGCCGGACGGGAAACTGTTCAGCTACAGCATGCTTCAATTAATCAATGAGATTTATATGGAAGATGAACTGGCCGCTTTTGACCATATTAAACTGGTCCCTTCTGTCCAAAATATATCTGGCCTTGGCTTCTTGGAAAACCACACTCATTTGGGTTCCATGATTGTCATTGGCGAGCAGGCAAACCGCGAATTTTTGGACCATCTGCAAAACGAGATCCAGAACAAGTCCCCTGCCGCCGCGATTGGCATTTCAATGCTTCCTATACCGGGCTTCACTGTCCGGATCATGGCTCATTCCACCCAGGCAATCGAAGGAATATTCTCCGAATACCACCATATCATTAGTAGGGACTGGTTCAATAAAAGGCCAAGCTTTCTAAGAAAGTATTAA
- the ureB gene encoding urease subunit beta, whose protein sequence is MQPGQLFLKEEDIIINEGRQTSRIKVINIGDRPIQVGSHYHFYEVNEALQFAREETVGKRLNIPAGAAVRFEPGDEKEIELVCYGGKQMVYGFHNKVDGSVKGRCQ, encoded by the coding sequence TTGCAGCCAGGACAATTGTTTCTAAAAGAAGAAGACATCATTATCAACGAAGGAAGGCAAACCTCAAGGATTAAAGTAATAAATATCGGAGACAGGCCGATCCAGGTGGGCTCCCACTATCATTTTTACGAAGTAAATGAAGCACTGCAATTCGCCCGTGAGGAAACAGTCGGGAAGCGGCTTAACATCCCTGCCGGCGCGGCTGTCCGTTTTGAACCAGGTGACGAAAAAGAAATCGAACTTGTATGTTACGGCGGCAAGCAAATGGTATATGGCTTTCATAACAAAGTGGATGGGTCTGTAAAAGGAAGGTGTCAATAA
- a CDS encoding urea transporter encodes MQQKEITWRDKPAVSFLTESMRGISQVVLIENAISGAIILLAITIASFKLGIIAYASSLIGTLVAKAGNANKTDIKKGLFGYNSVLTGMGLSLFLGGPHDWVISLFGAAAAAFVTAVMMYWMKNMQIPILTAPFILLTWFSLLVSYRLKAFQLSPELVPQSLSHWELNIEGEINWFEGAVSGIGQIFFLDHTGAGILLFAGILAAGWRYAFFAVLGNIIALLSAYWLGGEHSLIFKGLYGYNAILASIAAAYVFNDKKEGVPHLLSGIIAAFITVPVTASLDTWLLPYGLPALTMPFVLTTWMILGARKVFPGL; translated from the coding sequence GTGCAACAGAAAGAAATTACATGGAGAGATAAACCTGCAGTCTCTTTTTTGACAGAATCGATGAGAGGAATCTCACAAGTCGTATTAATTGAAAATGCTATTTCTGGTGCAATCATTCTGCTTGCGATAACGATTGCCTCGTTTAAACTTGGAATCATTGCCTACGCTTCGTCTTTGATTGGAACGCTAGTTGCCAAAGCAGGAAACGCCAATAAAACTGACATTAAAAAGGGCCTATTTGGCTACAACTCTGTTTTGACAGGAATGGGCCTGTCCTTATTTTTAGGCGGACCCCATGATTGGGTCATTTCTCTTTTCGGAGCGGCAGCCGCGGCATTTGTGACCGCGGTCATGATGTATTGGATGAAAAACATGCAGATTCCTATCCTGACTGCGCCATTTATTTTACTGACTTGGTTCTCGCTGCTCGTTTCCTACCGATTGAAGGCATTCCAGTTGTCACCGGAACTTGTGCCGCAGTCACTGTCACATTGGGAACTGAATATTGAAGGGGAAATAAATTGGTTTGAAGGGGCTGTAAGCGGGATAGGCCAGATTTTTTTCCTTGACCATACTGGGGCAGGGATTTTGCTTTTTGCCGGAATACTTGCCGCGGGATGGAGATATGCCTTTTTCGCCGTTTTGGGCAACATCATTGCCTTACTAAGTGCCTATTGGTTAGGCGGGGAACATTCCCTCATTTTCAAAGGGCTGTATGGGTATAATGCAATTTTGGCATCAATCGCAGCGGCATATGTTTTTAATGACAAAAAAGAGGGAGTTCCTCATCTTTTATCAGGCATTATCGCTGCCTTTATTACAGTGCCGGTAACAGCAAGCTTGGATACATGGCTCCTGCCCTACGGATTGCCGGCGTTGACGATGCCATTTGTCCTGACCACTTGGATGATTCTCGGGGCGAGAAAAGTGTTTCCGGGTTTATAA
- a CDS encoding sigma-70 family RNA polymerase sigma factor gives MKGYAIEGLILQDKEETIDHLMTAYGQEILQLVYSYVKNKAVAEDLTQEIFIKCFKSLHTYNGRATIRTWLWRIAINTSKDYLKSWYNNNVIVSEDEPFTAHLANDAVEQEVIKKDEDAQLAAAVMRLPVIYREVIYLFYFEDLMVKEIADLVGMNQNTVKTRLKRAKELLKEQLEG, from the coding sequence TTGAAGGGATATGCAATTGAGGGGCTAATTTTGCAGGACAAGGAAGAAACGATCGACCATTTAATGACTGCGTATGGGCAGGAAATTCTGCAGCTTGTTTATTCCTATGTGAAGAATAAAGCGGTTGCGGAAGATTTGACCCAGGAAATTTTCATTAAATGCTTCAAATCCCTGCATACATATAACGGCCGGGCCACAATAAGGACCTGGCTTTGGAGAATCGCCATTAATACAAGCAAGGATTACTTGAAAAGCTGGTATAACAACAATGTCATCGTTTCGGAAGATGAACCCTTTACAGCGCACCTTGCCAATGATGCGGTTGAGCAGGAAGTCATTAAAAAGGACGAAGATGCCCAGCTGGCTGCGGCGGTGATGCGGCTGCCCGTCATTTACAGGGAAGTCATTTATCTTTTTTACTTTGAGGATTTGATGGTAAAGGAGATTGCCGACTTGGTCGGCATGAACCAAAACACAGTCAAAACCCGGCTGAAGCGGGCAAAGGAATTATTAAAAGAACAACTGGAGGGATGA
- a CDS encoding urease subunit gamma — MLLTPREIDKLMIVVAADLARRRKERGLKLNYPEAVALITHEVLEGARDGKTVSQMMEYGGTILSRDDVMDGIADILDDIQVEATFPDGTKLVTIHSPIR, encoded by the coding sequence ATGCTGTTAACACCAAGGGAAATTGATAAGTTAATGATTGTTGTCGCAGCTGATCTTGCCAGACGGAGAAAAGAAAGAGGCCTGAAATTGAATTATCCGGAAGCGGTCGCTTTGATTACTCACGAAGTGCTCGAGGGAGCACGGGACGGGAAAACCGTTTCGCAAATGATGGAATATGGCGGAACAATTTTATCGCGGGATGATGTGATGGATGGGATTGCTGATATTCTTGATGACATTCAAGTAGAAGCCACTTTTCCCGACGGGACGAAACTCGTTACGATTCACAGCCCGATAAGATAA
- a CDS encoding FtsW/RodA/SpoVE family cell cycle protein yields MGREKNSFIQEVLKHIKSNDARHLVKDELAYHIKCSAEEFERAGLSDEEAEKKAVEQMGSPIQLGLQFDKLYRPRVDWLMLSLLGLALCFGFLPMISTGYMSAPHFALNKILIFLLGAAVAVGLMFINYQRLIHHGFVLYGIGLAFLLAFHGTNFYVSGMPRLVIGPVKFESMMALPILFLAWASFFENARLKLWQLGLLFFFSLLFLIPVSVLPTIFLYIVMVLVMFARRLSREFSFAKTTGVLAGIIVLFAAGFYIQMNNYQKLRFAGFLDPEGNPETFGYLYLKLRKTLSAAGWFGKGGQGEFLPAGHTEMAFVSITHYAGWVMAAILLTTLLLLAFRMASVLSKVHDSYGKMLVTGAVALFSAQLFYNIGMSIGLLPLTSVSLPFISYGLMPTLINAFIVGLVLSVYRRKDLPAREPSAPKPF; encoded by the coding sequence GTGGGGCGTGAAAAAAACTCATTCATTCAGGAAGTCCTTAAACACATAAAATCCAATGATGCAAGGCACCTTGTAAAAGATGAACTCGCCTATCATATAAAGTGCTCGGCGGAGGAATTTGAACGCGCCGGCCTGTCGGATGAAGAGGCAGAGAAAAAAGCAGTTGAACAGATGGGAAGTCCGATCCAGCTTGGCCTGCAGTTTGATAAGCTTTACCGGCCCCGGGTTGATTGGCTGATGCTCTCCCTACTGGGGCTGGCTTTATGCTTCGGCTTCCTTCCGATGATCTCGACCGGCTATATGTCCGCCCCGCATTTCGCTCTCAATAAAATTCTGATATTTCTGCTTGGCGCGGCGGTGGCAGTCGGGCTGATGTTTATTAATTACCAGCGTTTGATACACCACGGATTTGTCTTATATGGGATTGGACTTGCCTTCCTATTAGCTTTCCATGGCACAAACTTTTATGTTTCCGGAATGCCTCGTCTGGTCATTGGCCCTGTTAAATTCGAAAGTATGATGGCCTTGCCTATTCTTTTTCTTGCATGGGCATCTTTTTTTGAAAATGCCCGGTTGAAGCTTTGGCAGCTTGGCCTGCTCTTTTTCTTCTCGCTCCTCTTCCTGATTCCGGTCAGTGTGCTGCCGACAATCTTCTTATATATCGTTATGGTTTTAGTCATGTTTGCCAGAAGGCTTTCCAGGGAATTTTCTTTTGCAAAAACTACAGGTGTTCTTGCCGGCATCATCGTCCTCTTTGCGGCAGGATTTTATATTCAGATGAACAACTATCAAAAACTGCGATTTGCTGGTTTTCTCGACCCGGAGGGAAATCCCGAAACCTTTGGTTATCTTTATCTCAAACTGAGGAAAACCCTTTCCGCAGCGGGCTGGTTTGGCAAAGGCGGGCAAGGGGAGTTCCTGCCAGCGGGCCATACGGAAATGGCATTCGTTTCTATCACCCACTATGCGGGTTGGGTGATGGCGGCAATCCTTTTGACAACCTTACTGCTTTTAGCCTTCAGGATGGCATCAGTCTTGTCAAAGGTTCATGATTCGTACGGAAAAATGCTCGTGACCGGAGCCGTTGCCCTCTTTTCGGCCCAGCTTTTCTATAATATTGGAATGTCCATTGGGCTCCTTCCGCTCACATCAGTTTCACTGCCGTTTATTAGTTACGGGCTAATGCCCACTTTGATCAACGCGTTCATAGTCGGCCTTGTCCTGAGTGTCTACCGGCGGAAAGATTTGCCCGCCCGTGAACCGTCAGCGCCGAAACCATTTTAA
- the ureG gene encoding urease accessory protein UreG, with product MEPIKIGVGGPVGAGKTMLVEKLTRYMQNEVSMAVVTNDIYTKEDAKFLMQNGVLPDDRIIGVETGGCPHTAIREDASMNFSAIDELLERHPDLDLIFVESGGDNLAATFSPELVDFSIYIIDVAQGEKIPRKGGQGMIKSDLFIINKTDLAPHVGARLEVMESDTKVFRGDKPFFFTNLKDNEGLERVVDWVRENALLKGLA from the coding sequence ATGGAACCAATAAAAATCGGAGTCGGAGGCCCTGTTGGCGCGGGCAAAACAATGCTTGTAGAAAAGCTGACACGCTATATGCAAAATGAAGTCAGCATGGCTGTGGTGACAAATGATATTTATACAAAAGAAGACGCCAAGTTTTTAATGCAGAATGGCGTACTCCCGGATGACCGGATTATCGGTGTCGAAACCGGGGGATGTCCCCATACAGCCATCCGCGAAGATGCTTCAATGAATTTTTCAGCGATTGACGAATTATTGGAAAGGCACCCCGATCTGGATTTGATATTTGTGGAAAGCGGAGGAGATAATCTTGCCGCTACCTTCAGCCCAGAGCTCGTCGATTTCTCAATCTATATCATCGATGTGGCGCAGGGGGAAAAAATTCCCCGTAAAGGCGGACAGGGAATGATTAAATCAGACTTGTTCATCATCAATAAAACCGACCTCGCCCCTCATGTCGGCGCCAGGCTCGAAGTGATGGAATCGGATACGAAGGTTTTCCGCGGCGATAAACCTTTCTTCTTTACGAACCTGAAGGATAACGAGGGCCTTGAGCGGGTGGTTGACTGGGTCAGGGAAAACGCCCTTTTAAAAGGCCTGGCCTAG
- a CDS encoding urease accessory protein UreF, whose translation MDKSILPLFQFCDSSFPSGAFSHSYGLETYIQENKVHDAASFQNWLTVYLNDQLMYSDGLASRLAYDAIRDGEYAVIWKLDRLLTVQNLARETREGTMMVGGRMLKLANVLYSIPFLSDYEDRIKKKQSFGHPAIVFTAVAHHLGATSETATLLYLYSAVMNLVQNAVRAIPLGQTAGQKIIHSLHGMLEEAVAKIQELDEGDFGIVSPGLELAQMKHERVNVRIFMS comes from the coding sequence ATGGATAAGAGCATTCTTCCCCTGTTCCAATTTTGCGATTCGAGTTTTCCTTCAGGGGCCTTCAGCCATTCCTATGGCCTTGAGACCTATATCCAGGAAAACAAAGTGCATGATGCGGCCTCTTTTCAAAATTGGCTCACCGTCTACCTAAATGATCAGCTAATGTATTCAGATGGCCTTGCCTCAAGGCTCGCCTATGACGCAATCCGGGACGGGGAGTATGCTGTGATCTGGAAATTGGACCGACTGTTGACCGTCCAAAACCTTGCGAGGGAAACACGGGAAGGCACAATGATGGTCGGCGGGCGTATGCTGAAGCTGGCTAATGTTCTATACAGCATCCCCTTTTTGTCAGATTACGAAGATAGGATCAAAAAAAAGCAGTCTTTCGGGCATCCGGCCATTGTTTTTACGGCAGTTGCCCATCATCTGGGTGCAACATCTGAAACCGCCACTTTGCTTTATCTGTACTCTGCTGTGATGAACCTTGTACAAAATGCCGTCCGGGCAATCCCGCTCGGGCAGACGGCCGGCCAAAAAATCATCCATTCCCTGCATGGAATGCTTGAAGAAGCTGTCGCGAAAATACAGGAGCTGGACGAAGGCGATTTCGGAATCGTCTCACCCGGACTAGAATTGGCCCAAATGAAACATGAGAGGGTAAATGTCCGGATCTTTATGTCTTAA
- the ureC gene encoding urease subunit alpha, giving the protein MTNLSRKQYAQMYGPTTGDSIRLADTDLFIQVEKDHTTYGEEVIFGGGKVIRDGMGQNPLVTRGEDVPDTVITNAVILDYTGIVKADIAIRDGKIFAIGKAGNPLIMDNVDIVIGTATEIIGGEGMIVTAGGIDTHVHFINPAQVETALAAGLTTLIGGGTGPAAGSRATTVTPGPWNIHRMLEAAEGLPINIGFTGKGQAASEKPLAEQIRAGAIGLKVHEDWGATSSAIDHALRVADQFDVQVALHADTLNECGFMENTMAAIKGRVLHMYHTEGAGGGHAPDLLRSASFMNILPSSTNPTLPYTVNTIDEHLDMMMVCHHLNPSIPEDLAFADSRIRKETIAAEDILQDMGVLSMVSSDAQAMGRIGEVILRIWQVADKMKKQRGTLEGDSKLSDNNRAKRYVAKYTINPAITHGISEYVGSVEVGKIADLVIWNPAFFGVKPEMVIKNGFVVESLMGDANASIPTPQPVIYRPMYAHFGKALYRSSITFVSQAAFDDKVHEKLGLEKMVFPVRGIRKLTKKDMKLNSETPEISVDPETYEVRVNGELITCDPVSEVPMGQRYFLF; this is encoded by the coding sequence TTGACCAATTTATCAAGAAAACAATATGCGCAAATGTATGGTCCAACAACAGGAGATTCCATCCGCCTTGCCGATACTGATTTGTTTATTCAGGTAGAAAAGGACCACACCACCTATGGGGAGGAAGTGATATTCGGCGGGGGGAAGGTAATCCGGGACGGGATGGGGCAAAATCCGCTTGTTACACGCGGGGAGGATGTACCCGATACAGTTATTACAAACGCGGTGATCCTTGATTATACAGGGATTGTTAAAGCGGATATCGCTATTCGTGACGGGAAGATATTTGCGATCGGCAAAGCCGGGAATCCGCTTATCATGGATAATGTGGACATTGTTATAGGGACAGCTACCGAAATCATTGGCGGAGAAGGAATGATTGTGACGGCTGGAGGGATTGATACGCACGTTCACTTTATTAATCCTGCTCAAGTCGAAACTGCCCTCGCTGCCGGCCTTACAACGTTGATTGGCGGAGGCACCGGCCCCGCGGCGGGATCGAGAGCGACAACAGTGACTCCCGGGCCGTGGAATATTCACCGGATGCTTGAGGCCGCAGAAGGATTGCCCATCAATATTGGATTCACCGGTAAAGGACAGGCAGCATCGGAAAAGCCGCTTGCTGAGCAAATCCGCGCCGGGGCAATTGGTTTAAAAGTACATGAGGACTGGGGCGCTACCTCTTCAGCCATTGACCACGCTTTAAGGGTGGCCGATCAATTCGATGTCCAAGTCGCCCTCCATGCCGATACACTGAACGAGTGTGGATTCATGGAAAACACGATGGCAGCCATAAAAGGCAGAGTCCTTCATATGTATCACACGGAAGGCGCCGGCGGAGGCCATGCTCCCGATCTGCTTAGGTCAGCGAGCTTCATGAATATCCTTCCGTCCTCGACAAATCCAACGCTGCCTTACACGGTCAATACGATTGATGAGCATCTGGATATGATGATGGTTTGCCACCATTTAAATCCTTCGATTCCTGAAGACCTGGCTTTTGCTGATTCACGCATCCGGAAGGAAACGATTGCCGCCGAAGACATCCTCCAGGATATGGGAGTGTTGAGCATGGTCAGTTCAGACGCCCAGGCAATGGGCCGGATTGGCGAGGTGATCCTCCGCATATGGCAGGTGGCGGACAAAATGAAAAAGCAACGCGGCACGCTGGAAGGAGACAGCAAGCTTTCCGACAACAACCGCGCCAAACGCTACGTAGCGAAATATACAATCAACCCGGCGATTACGCACGGGATTTCGGAATATGTCGGCTCTGTGGAAGTCGGAAAGATAGCCGACCTTGTGATTTGGAATCCTGCCTTTTTCGGTGTGAAGCCAGAAATGGTGATAAAAAATGGCTTTGTCGTCGAAAGCCTGATGGGGGATGCGAACGCGTCCATCCCCACCCCACAGCCGGTCATATACCGTCCGATGTATGCCCATTTTGGAAAGGCGCTGTACAGAAGTTCGATCACCTTTGTCTCTCAGGCCGCATTCGACGATAAAGTACATGAAAAGCTAGGCCTCGAAAAAATGGTTTTCCCAGTCCGAGGGATCAGGAAGCTGACAAAAAAAGACATGAAGCTGAACTCCGAAACCCCGGAGATTTCAGTCGATCCCGAGACATATGAAGTCCGCGTCAACGGTGAATTGATTACATGCGACCCAGTATCGGAAGTTCCGATGGGACAGAGATATTTCCTATTTTGA
- a CDS encoding PadR family transcriptional regulator yields the protein MEDRLKKLRSSMQKNTFADLVFTDDLQQEIKRKTLRAFESDEEITFAILQLLIQDRTGFELIKLLQTRGIKRFNENEGSIYALLHQMEKSGLICPNWEDGVKYYRLADKGRKALEQHEKKPASKRLGLHGLLGGNPSGA from the coding sequence ATGGAAGACCGATTGAAGAAGCTGCGTTCATCCATGCAAAAGAATACGTTCGCGGATCTCGTTTTCACAGATGATCTTCAACAAGAAATAAAGAGAAAGACCTTACGTGCGTTTGAAAGTGACGAAGAAATCACCTTCGCCATTCTGCAGCTGCTAATCCAGGATCGGACGGGCTTTGAACTTATTAAGCTTTTGCAGACGCGGGGAATCAAACGTTTTAATGAAAATGAAGGATCCATTTACGCACTCCTTCACCAGATGGAAAAAAGCGGTCTGATCTGCCCGAACTGGGAAGATGGGGTGAAATACTACAGGCTGGCCGATAAAGGACGGAAAGCTTTGGAACAGCATGAGAAGAAGCCTGCCTCAAAGCGGCTCGGCTTACACGGACTGCTGGGAGGGAATCCAAGTGGGGCGTGA
- a CDS encoding YheE family protein, protein MRREIFHENDIPGGIFLLEDFKVKPMFEDQHHERHQFKVTVEGKNFLGIMHKGEIKWFNPDPHRHFEKDFVHKIEARVHELFDDGKRSG, encoded by the coding sequence ATGAGAAGGGAAATTTTTCATGAGAATGACATTCCGGGAGGGATTTTCTTGCTTGAAGATTTCAAAGTGAAACCGATGTTTGAGGATCAGCATCATGAACGCCATCAGTTTAAAGTGACGGTTGAAGGGAAAAATTTCCTGGGCATCATGCATAAAGGAGAAATTAAATGGTTTAATCCCGATCCCCATCGCCATTTTGAAAAAGATTTTGTTCATAAAATTGAAGCAAGGGTTCATGAACTGTTTGATGATGGGAAAAGAAGTGGCTAA
- the ureE gene encoding urease accessory protein UreE has translation MIIENIIANIDDFEREELERRHIERVYLESAHLLKRIQRVKTDHGNEIGIRLKSSRELTAGDVLFMDEKNLIMVDVLSDDILAIRPGSLKEMGTIAHQLGNRHLPAQFEAGEMLVQYDYLVEDLLKELQIPYTREDRKVKQAFRHIGHSHG, from the coding sequence ATGATTATTGAAAACATAATCGCGAATATTGATGATTTTGAAAGAGAAGAACTGGAAAGGCGCCATATTGAAAGGGTCTACTTGGAAAGCGCACATCTGTTAAAACGGATCCAGAGAGTGAAAACAGACCACGGCAATGAAATAGGCATCCGCCTGAAAAGCTCACGTGAATTGACTGCGGGTGACGTTCTCTTTATGGATGAGAAGAATTTGATTATGGTAGACGTCCTGTCAGATGATATCCTCGCCATCCGGCCCGGCAGCCTGAAGGAAATGGGGACGATTGCCCATCAGCTTGGGAACCGTCATTTGCCGGCTCAGTTTGAAGCAGGCGAGATGCTTGTCCAGTATGATTACTTGGTGGAAGATTTGCTGAAAGAACTCCAGATTCCTTATACAAGGGAGGACCGGAAAGTAAAACAGGCCTTTCGCCATATTGGGCACAGTCATGGATAA